A window of Photobacterium sp. GJ3 contains these coding sequences:
- a CDS encoding redoxin domain-containing protein, which yields MKRASFLYTFSVLACLLTPAVAQAESSMALLEQQKTIAGQPLALSDQTRTHLVFLDIWTSYTGAGAETFVAQLPASFLQSTQQIWIQPEFNVTRAQLQEFQSYYPQVAPLVLDHQQALLKQFGLWQTPAHVLIEHGKVVFSGGNEALLAYLNPEKKAEAAPKRDAETDAWKAIRPPVDAAGMTRQPAKQPAPYVVPLVGAEAPRFERQTLSDQTVSLTTLLQQNKGKQPVSLVFVDALCPMPHFPGCEEKLAKWQQQVELDPSRQWVGVISGYYIDAGIAAGFAEKFGLTAPLIFDTDNALYKAYGVHATPYQIDVGPQGRIQYRGDQLR from the coding sequence ATGAAACGAGCAAGTTTTTTATACACATTTTCTGTGCTGGCCTGCCTGCTGACCCCGGCCGTTGCTCAGGCTGAATCGAGCATGGCCTTGCTGGAACAGCAGAAAACAATCGCGGGCCAGCCGCTCGCGCTGTCTGATCAGACCCGGACGCATCTGGTGTTTCTGGATATCTGGACCAGTTATACCGGTGCGGGGGCTGAAACCTTTGTCGCTCAGTTACCGGCATCTTTCCTGCAGTCCACACAGCAGATCTGGATCCAGCCGGAATTTAATGTGACGCGCGCGCAATTACAGGAATTTCAGAGCTATTACCCGCAAGTTGCACCGCTGGTGCTCGATCATCAGCAAGCGCTGCTCAAGCAGTTCGGCTTGTGGCAAACCCCGGCACATGTGCTGATTGAGCACGGCAAAGTGGTGTTTTCGGGTGGGAATGAGGCTTTACTGGCTTATCTGAATCCAGAAAAAAAGGCTGAAGCGGCCCCGAAACGGGATGCGGAAACCGATGCATGGAAAGCGATCCGGCCTCCAGTGGATGCTGCTGGCATGACGCGTCAGCCAGCGAAACAGCCAGCACCTTATGTGGTTCCGCTGGTCGGTGCTGAGGCACCGCGGTTTGAGCGCCAGACCCTCTCTGATCAGACGGTGTCGCTGACGACATTACTGCAGCAGAACAAAGGCAAGCAACCTGTGTCTCTCGTCTTTGTCGATGCCCTGTGTCCGATGCCGCATTTCCCCGGATGTGAGGAAAAACTGGCAAAGTGGCAGCAGCAAGTTGAATTGGATCCGTCCCGTCAGTGGGTGGGCGTGATCAGCGGCTATTACATTGATGCCGGCATTGCCGCAGGCTTTGCGGAAAAATTCGGCCTGACGGCGCCGTTGATCTTTGACACCGACAATGCCCTGTACAAAGCCTATGGCGTCCATGCCACGCCTTATCAGATTGATGTCGGGCCGCAAGGCCGGATCCAGTATCGTGGCGACCAGCTGCGCTGA
- a CDS encoding PLP-dependent aminotransferase family protein produces MSYLPPQLIEIGDLTLATQTGSRQERLFHAIRDKIVGNLWPTGGKLPSTRHLAQELKLSRNTVTAAYEQLVAEGYIDSRQGSGFYVAVELPEHFITAGANRHSRQPVPAVKRTDLNLPFAPGVPDLAAFPAAKWQKLLQRHAGRQALMGNQDLQGLPELRQALSAYLATSRSVHCDPSRIIITAGAQQALSLALLSTLTRGDSVLMEQPGYTQMRKVIDWQGYPLEPLHIRAQSGPDVTAIRASHAKALYLTPSNQYPMGTTLNTEQRLGVIDWAVQGQRWIIEDDYDSEFQFAHRPYTSMQGLAGQMGHDNRVLYIGSFSKVMFNSLRLGYLVVPESLVERCLMIKDALTGDTPALMQAALADFIQEGDLLRHIRKMRRRYHEKHQRMLAAISTCFGARIQVISQPAGLHVTLRWENGPSETVWTERAAAAGIILRPLSDYEHPAHRIRDWQGAVLGFGNIAPEAIMPLIARLASLFHHSP; encoded by the coding sequence ATGTCATATCTTCCCCCACAGCTGATCGAAATCGGTGATCTGACACTCGCGACGCAGACGGGCAGCCGTCAGGAGCGGCTGTTTCACGCGATTCGCGACAAAATTGTCGGCAACTTGTGGCCAACGGGTGGGAAATTGCCATCAACACGTCACCTTGCCCAAGAACTGAAACTGAGCCGCAATACGGTCACGGCGGCTTATGAACAGCTGGTTGCCGAAGGGTATATCGACAGTCGTCAGGGCTCCGGGTTTTATGTAGCGGTTGAACTGCCGGAACATTTCATCACCGCTGGCGCAAACCGCCACAGCCGCCAGCCGGTGCCTGCCGTCAAACGCACCGACCTCAATCTTCCCTTTGCCCCGGGCGTGCCGGATCTGGCGGCCTTTCCCGCGGCAAAATGGCAGAAATTACTGCAGCGCCATGCGGGCCGACAAGCCTTGATGGGCAATCAGGATCTGCAGGGCTTGCCCGAGCTGCGTCAGGCGCTGTCGGCGTATCTGGCCACCAGTCGTTCCGTTCACTGCGATCCCAGCCGGATCATCATCACGGCCGGAGCGCAGCAGGCACTGTCGCTGGCATTGCTTTCCACGCTTACGCGTGGCGACAGCGTCCTGATGGAGCAACCCGGCTACACGCAAATGCGTAAAGTCATCGACTGGCAGGGTTATCCGTTGGAACCACTGCACATCCGGGCGCAGTCAGGCCCGGATGTCACCGCGATTCGCGCCAGCCACGCCAAAGCGTTATACCTGACACCGAGCAATCAGTATCCCATGGGCACCACGCTGAATACCGAGCAGCGGCTGGGCGTGATTGACTGGGCCGTGCAGGGACAACGCTGGATCATTGAAGATGACTACGACAGTGAGTTTCAGTTTGCGCACCGGCCTTATACCAGCATGCAGGGGCTGGCCGGACAAATGGGCCATGACAACCGGGTGCTCTATATCGGCTCCTTCAGCAAAGTGATGTTTAACAGTCTGCGGTTGGGTTATCTGGTGGTGCCAGAATCGCTGGTTGAGCGGTGTCTGATGATCAAAGATGCGCTGACTGGCGACACCCCGGCGCTGATGCAGGCTGCTCTGGCTGATTTTATTCAGGAAGGCGATTTGTTGCGCCATATCCGAAAAATGCGCCGCCGTTATCACGAAAAACACCAGCGAATGCTCGCGGCCATCAGCACCTGCTTCGGAGCGCGCATTCAGGTGATTAGCCAGCCTGCCGGACTGCATGTCACCCTCCGCTGGGAGAACGGCCCCAGCGAGACCGTCTGGACAGAGCGAGCCGCGGCCGCAGGGATCATTCTGCGACCGCTGAGTGACTACGAACACCCGGCCCACCGCATCAGAGACTGGCAGGGTGCAGTGCTCGGATTCGGCAATATAGCGCCCGAAGCGATCATGCCGCTGATTGCCCGTTTGGCTTCACTGTTTCATCACTCCCCCTGA
- a CDS encoding pyridoxamine 5'-phosphate oxidase family protein, whose product MLSHTERTQIRKAAHKAVQEPQALYDIIDESLMAHVAICDAHGPVVIPMLAWRVDEYVYIHGANNSRLIRHLKQAEQSCLTFTLFDGWVLARSAFHHSAHYRSALVFGPFETVEDNAEKDRVLNHFVEQIAPGRTQDVRLGNDKELTATSVLRMPLTEASVKISNGPVHDDRADLAVPAWAGFIPYRTVVGPLKAAADLHESVPTPDYSAAYGSRWVK is encoded by the coding sequence ATGTTATCGCATACAGAAAGAACTCAAATCAGGAAGGCAGCACACAAAGCGGTGCAGGAACCTCAGGCGTTGTACGACATTATTGATGAAAGCCTGATGGCGCACGTGGCGATCTGCGACGCGCACGGGCCGGTGGTGATTCCCATGCTGGCCTGGCGGGTCGATGAGTACGTTTATATTCACGGCGCGAACAACAGCCGCTTGATCCGGCACCTGAAGCAGGCGGAGCAGAGTTGTCTGACCTTTACTTTGTTTGATGGCTGGGTGCTGGCCCGTTCTGCGTTTCATCACAGCGCGCATTATCGTTCGGCTTTGGTGTTTGGCCCGTTTGAAACCGTTGAAGACAATGCAGAAAAAGACCGGGTCCTGAATCATTTTGTCGAGCAGATTGCCCCCGGTAGAACGCAGGATGTCCGGCTTGGCAATGATAAGGAGCTGACTGCGACGTCTGTGTTGCGGATGCCGCTGACCGAAGCCTCGGTGAAAATCAGCAATGGCCCGGTGCATGATGATCGGGCGGATCTGGCGGTCCCGGCCTGGGCGGGTTTCATCCCGTACCGGACCGTGGTCGGCCCGCTGAAAGCGGCAGCAGATCTGCATGAATCTGTGCCAACCCCGGATTACAGTGCAGCGTATGGGTCGCGTTGGGTGAAATAA
- a CDS encoding BCCT family transporter, whose amino-acid sequence MSAETPTEEKPQRHSTILIPVFIPAVAVILLMVIGTISNPTLAGKVFSETLSYVTQSFGWFYMLSVAIFLFFIVTVALTKWGEIKLGPDHAEPEYSFPAWFAMLFSAGYGIALLFFGVAEPVLHYASPPDGPAMTVDAARQAMQIAFFHWGFHIWAIYGLVGLTLAYFAFRHGLPLSMRSTLYPLIGDKIHGPIGHTVDIFAILGTLFGIATTLGLSVAQINAGLNYLWPSIPVNTTVQIIAIVAITALAIFSVVAGMDKGVKRLSILNMVLAISLMLFVFAVGPTIFILNTFMQNTGSYLSNIVERTFNLQAYTASDWIGNWTLFIFGWTIAWAPFVGLFVAKISRGRTIRQFVVGVMVVPTIFTFLWFSVFGDTALHLIMVEGYTQLIQEVQNDQAIALFKLLEQLPLTSIVSFITVFLIITFFVTSSDSGSLVIDSLASGGVAHTPAWQRVFWASMEGLVAAVLLLAGGLSALQTASIVSALPFAIIMLIAAVGMWRALVIESHHSQSLEQHVQSRSRHGSSKAGPGYWKKRLANIVDFPAREEVSRFIQRTVFPSMQKVEQELEEQDWVAEVTYDEENCRAKFEVFQEGKLEFLYEVRLRGYLLPDFAFPETDHNPEEPEHYYRAEVFLRRGGRAYDVYGYEQQDIISDILDQFENYLHFLHVSPGILPWNMEEEEDEDQQAKE is encoded by the coding sequence ATGTCAGCAGAAACCCCAACAGAAGAAAAACCGCAGCGCCATTCAACAATTCTGATCCCTGTTTTCATTCCTGCCGTGGCCGTCATTTTACTGATGGTGATCGGCACCATCAGTAACCCGACCCTTGCCGGGAAAGTCTTCTCTGAAACCCTGAGCTACGTGACCCAAAGTTTCGGCTGGTTCTATATGTTATCTGTCGCGATCTTCCTGTTCTTTATTGTGACAGTTGCCCTGACCAAATGGGGAGAAATCAAACTCGGGCCCGATCACGCCGAGCCGGAGTACAGTTTTCCGGCCTGGTTCGCCATGCTGTTTTCCGCGGGTTACGGGATCGCCCTGCTGTTCTTTGGCGTGGCAGAGCCCGTCCTGCACTATGCTTCGCCGCCCGATGGTCCGGCGATGACGGTGGATGCAGCCCGGCAAGCCATGCAGATTGCATTTTTCCACTGGGGATTTCACATCTGGGCCATTTATGGACTGGTCGGCCTGACACTGGCCTACTTTGCCTTTCGTCATGGTCTGCCGCTGTCGATGCGTTCAACTCTTTACCCGCTCATTGGCGATAAGATTCACGGTCCCATCGGTCATACGGTCGATATCTTTGCCATCCTCGGTACCCTGTTCGGGATTGCCACCACGCTGGGGTTATCCGTCGCGCAGATCAATGCCGGTCTGAATTACCTCTGGCCATCCATTCCGGTCAATACCACGGTGCAGATCATCGCGATTGTGGCCATTACCGCACTGGCGATTTTTTCGGTGGTGGCCGGGATGGATAAAGGGGTCAAGCGCCTGTCGATCCTGAATATGGTGCTGGCGATTTCGTTAATGCTGTTTGTGTTCGCCGTCGGGCCAACCATCTTCATTCTCAATACTTTCATGCAGAATACCGGCAGTTACCTGAGCAATATTGTCGAACGGACCTTTAACCTTCAGGCCTATACTGCCAGCGACTGGATAGGTAACTGGACCCTGTTTATCTTCGGCTGGACCATTGCCTGGGCACCTTTTGTCGGACTCTTCGTGGCGAAAATCAGCCGGGGCCGCACCATCCGCCAGTTCGTGGTCGGGGTCATGGTGGTTCCGACCATCTTCACCTTCCTGTGGTTTTCTGTGTTCGGCGATACGGCGTTACACCTGATCATGGTCGAGGGCTATACCCAGCTCATCCAGGAAGTGCAGAACGATCAAGCCATCGCCCTGTTCAAATTACTGGAACAGTTACCCCTGACCTCGATCGTTTCATTTATCACGGTCTTTCTGATCATTACCTTCTTCGTTACCTCATCGGACTCCGGTTCGCTGGTGATCGACTCACTGGCCTCCGGCGGCGTGGCTCATACCCCTGCCTGGCAACGGGTGTTCTGGGCGTCCATGGAAGGATTGGTCGCGGCGGTGCTCTTGCTTGCCGGTGGTCTCAGCGCCCTGCAGACTGCGTCCATTGTCAGCGCCCTGCCATTCGCGATCATCATGCTGATCGCGGCAGTCGGCATGTGGCGAGCACTGGTGATTGAAAGCCATCACAGTCAGAGTCTGGAACAGCATGTGCAATCGCGCTCCCGCCATGGCAGCAGTAAAGCCGGCCCGGGTTACTGGAAAAAGCGGCTGGCAAATATTGTCGATTTCCCGGCCAGAGAAGAAGTCTCCCGCTTTATTCAGCGGACGGTCTTTCCCAGCATGCAGAAAGTCGAACAGGAGCTGGAGGAGCAAGACTGGGTGGCTGAAGTCACTTATGATGAAGAAAACTGCCGGGCCAAATTTGAGGTGTTTCAGGAAGGGAAACTGGAGTTCCTGTATGAAGTGCGTCTGAGAGGCTATTTGCTGCCCGATTTCGCTTTCCCGGAAACCGACCACAATCCTGAAGAACCGGAGCATTATTACCGGGCAGAAGTCTTCCTGCGCCGGGGCGGCCGGGCGTACGACGTTTATGGCTATGAACAGCAGGATATTATTTCAGACATTCTGGATCAGTTTGAAAACTACCTGCACTTCCTGCATGTCTCTCCCGGCATCCTGCCGTGGAATATGGAAGAGGAGGAAGATGAGGATCAACAGGCGAAAGAGTAA
- a CDS encoding SDR family oxidoreductase, whose product MKQTQLTGKTIVISGGSSGIGLALVKRLQQDNTVIVLGRDKAKLAQLETRGLVTFSLNIAEKTERQAFFHWLDEHYPNFDVLINNAGWSRPHQLAARQPDQTDEESCEDYELELRHNLEAHIGMTLNALPRLLKQPGALIINVTTGLVYNPKAANPFYCAAKAGLHSFTQSLREQLRTQDLQVVEVLPPLVDTPFHQNGLPATVRAISPQDVAQAILKGLQHNQHEIRVGLSKLAYLLGRIKPSLGFHLVNRQ is encoded by the coding sequence ATGAAACAGACTCAACTCACCGGCAAAACCATTGTCATATCAGGCGGCAGTTCAGGAATCGGGCTGGCACTGGTCAAACGGCTTCAGCAGGACAATACCGTCATCGTGCTGGGCCGGGACAAAGCCAAACTGGCCCAGCTTGAAACCCGGGGTCTGGTCACTTTCAGCCTGAATATTGCCGAGAAAACAGAGCGACAGGCCTTCTTTCACTGGCTGGATGAGCATTACCCAAACTTTGATGTGCTGATCAACAATGCCGGCTGGAGCCGTCCGCATCAGTTGGCGGCTCGGCAACCGGATCAGACCGATGAGGAAAGCTGCGAAGATTATGAACTGGAGCTGCGCCACAATCTGGAAGCGCATATCGGCATGACCCTGAATGCCCTGCCCCGGCTGCTGAAGCAACCCGGCGCGTTGATCATTAATGTCACCACCGGGCTGGTGTATAACCCCAAAGCTGCCAACCCGTTCTACTGCGCCGCCAAAGCCGGGCTGCACAGCTTCACGCAGAGTCTGCGCGAACAACTCAGGACGCAAGATCTGCAGGTGGTTGAAGTCCTGCCGCCGCTGGTCGATACTCCTTTCCATCAGAACGGCTTGCCAGCGACAGTCCGGGCCATCTCACCTCAGGATGTCGCACAAGCAATCCTCAAAGGACTGCAGCACAACCAGCATGAAATCCGGGTGGGCCTGTCCAAACTGGCGTACCTTCTGGGCCGCATCAAACCCAGTCTGGGCTTTCATCTGGTGAACCGGCAGTAA
- a CDS encoding Crp/Fnr family transcriptional regulator, translating into MTQHQTEHLFQHLSQLVPLDQKDWQRLLNLSRLVHYRAGEPIFMPGTINRELRFICEGLACHYYIKPDGTRRNKSFLQVADVASSLSAMHTGEPARFGCEALQDTLCLSLSYPDFQNLCCFQPWQSLSQALLTRLALKKETREADLLLMSPLELYQQFCTQHPALNQSLPNYQIAAYLGISEVSLSRIRGRLGVQHPYQRHR; encoded by the coding sequence ATGACACAGCATCAGACCGAACACTTATTTCAGCATCTCAGTCAGTTGGTTCCGCTTGATCAGAAAGACTGGCAGCGCTTGCTCAACCTGAGTCGTCTGGTTCACTACCGGGCCGGGGAGCCGATTTTTATGCCCGGTACAATCAACCGCGAACTGCGGTTTATCTGCGAAGGTCTGGCCTGCCATTACTACATCAAACCGGACGGCACGAGACGTAATAAATCCTTTCTTCAGGTTGCAGATGTTGCCTCCAGCCTTTCTGCCATGCATACCGGTGAACCCGCCCGTTTTGGTTGTGAAGCCTTGCAGGACACCTTGTGTCTGTCCCTGTCTTATCCGGATTTCCAGAACCTTTGTTGTTTCCAGCCGTGGCAATCACTCAGTCAGGCACTGCTGACCCGTTTGGCGCTGAAGAAAGAAACCCGTGAAGCCGATTTGCTCCTGATGTCACCGCTCGAACTCTACCAACAATTTTGCACCCAGCACCCAGCGCTGAATCAGTCCCTGCCGAATTACCAGATTGCCGCTTATCTCGGGATTTCAGAAGTGTCTCTCTCACGCATCCGCGGCCGGCTGGGGGTTCAGCATCCGTATCAGCGCCACAGGTAA
- a CDS encoding porin, with translation MNKKHLAIAVAAAFYGSQAVAVELYNEGDTTFSVGGHVSVGLGGSEEGETEVQQVSPRINVNATQNIGNGYTADAKGEWALNVLEGGEETFTTRLGYIGVTHNTYGRVVVGTQWSPYYDGAGIADLPIAFANDFLYDDQGPLGTARAERMISYFNALDLNEAGELIFGLGWQGTTTGETFAGGTDEAQYDDRFQIALHYSIMGFGLNYAFSTGDVKIANTTFDETAQSNMFSANYGDYYDEGLYVAIVYAMNEYMNQGLEESVAIEALLAYALPNSLNLSVNYESVEDDKNNNTIFSQSALQAEYNFTSSFVGFAGYQFDLGNDINVPEDDKWIFGMRYYL, from the coding sequence ATGAATAAAAAGCATTTGGCAATTGCAGTGGCAGCTGCATTCTATGGGTCTCAGGCAGTCGCGGTCGAGTTGTACAATGAAGGGGACACCACCTTCTCCGTCGGTGGTCATGTTTCTGTCGGCTTAGGCGGTTCTGAGGAAGGTGAAACTGAAGTACAGCAAGTCTCTCCGCGCATCAACGTCAATGCGACACAGAATATCGGGAATGGTTATACCGCAGATGCGAAAGGCGAATGGGCCCTGAATGTTCTGGAAGGTGGCGAAGAAACCTTTACGACGCGTCTGGGTTACATTGGGGTGACCCATAATACTTACGGTCGCGTTGTGGTCGGCACGCAATGGTCGCCATACTATGACGGAGCTGGCATTGCTGATTTACCCATCGCCTTTGCGAACGACTTCCTGTACGACGATCAAGGCCCACTGGGTACTGCTCGTGCCGAGCGGATGATCTCTTATTTCAATGCGCTCGACCTGAATGAAGCCGGTGAATTGATTTTTGGCTTGGGCTGGCAGGGAACGACGACCGGAGAAACCTTTGCTGGTGGTACAGATGAAGCCCAGTATGATGATCGCTTCCAGATCGCACTGCACTATTCCATCATGGGTTTCGGCTTGAACTATGCCTTTAGCACGGGTGATGTCAAGATTGCCAATACCACCTTCGACGAAACGGCACAGTCGAATATGTTCAGTGCTAACTATGGTGACTATTATGATGAAGGTTTGTACGTGGCTATTGTGTATGCCATGAATGAGTACATGAACCAGGGTCTGGAAGAGTCGGTTGCGATTGAAGCGCTGCTGGCGTACGCACTTCCGAATAGTCTGAACCTGAGTGTGAACTACGAATCAGTTGAGGACGACAAGAATAACAACACTATCTTCAGCCAGTCGGCGCTGCAGGCGGAATATAACTTTACGTCGAGCTTCGTTGGATTTGCGGGTTATCAGTTTGATCTCGGCAATGATATCAACGTCCCTGAAGATGATAAGTGGATTTTCGGCATGCGTTACTACCTGTAA
- a CDS encoding AI-2E family transporter, translated as MDRQPEQHQNKIFISNMVESAIRIGLLLVLLMFTYDIIRPFIIPVIWGAIIAVALMPLTLKIQHWYGNRRGFAATTVALLGIMLLVTPLVMISVSVYHASIQVLETLQQGQVSLPGPDSRIADIPVIGDKLFDMWRLFATNLEKAIQTFLPQVKSTLSAFIGVLGGVLGDMLIFILSLAIAAGFMTYSEKITASLKTVAVRAAGTNAAHWTSLIAATIKSVLIGVVGVAAIQALLIGAGFFIFGIPAAGLLTLLLMILCIAQLPALIAVLPVIIYMYLTRDATTATLFTVWVGIGSLADNVLKPMLMGRGVNVPMPIILLGAIGGMMYYGMTGLFLGAVILAIWYELFVFWIKLEKQEETKADISPQQDATRSETSDP; from the coding sequence ATGGATAGACAACCGGAACAACATCAGAACAAAATTTTCATCAGCAATATGGTGGAATCAGCGATCCGCATCGGCTTGCTGCTGGTACTGCTGATGTTCACGTACGACATCATCAGACCGTTTATCATCCCTGTGATCTGGGGGGCGATTATTGCTGTAGCGCTGATGCCACTGACGCTGAAAATCCAGCACTGGTATGGCAATCGCCGAGGATTCGCAGCGACAACCGTTGCCTTGTTGGGGATTATGCTCTTAGTGACGCCGCTCGTCATGATCTCGGTTTCTGTCTACCACGCGTCGATCCAAGTGCTGGAGACGCTGCAACAGGGTCAGGTGAGTCTTCCGGGGCCAGACAGCAGAATTGCAGATATTCCAGTGATCGGCGATAAGCTGTTCGACATGTGGCGTTTGTTCGCCACGAACCTGGAAAAAGCCATTCAAACCTTCCTGCCGCAAGTCAAATCAACCCTGTCCGCTTTCATTGGTGTGCTGGGTGGTGTGTTAGGCGACATGCTGATCTTCATCCTCTCGCTGGCGATTGCCGCTGGTTTTATGACCTACTCAGAAAAAATTACCGCCTCGTTAAAGACAGTTGCTGTGCGCGCAGCAGGTACAAACGCCGCGCATTGGACATCTCTGATTGCAGCAACAATCAAAAGCGTCTTAATTGGCGTTGTCGGTGTCGCGGCCATTCAGGCGCTACTGATTGGTGCCGGCTTCTTTATTTTTGGCATTCCGGCGGCAGGCCTGCTGACCTTACTCCTGATGATTTTATGTATCGCTCAGTTGCCAGCTCTGATAGCCGTTCTGCCCGTGATCATCTACATGTACCTGACCCGAGACGCCACCACGGCAACACTGTTTACCGTCTGGGTCGGTATCGGTTCGCTGGCGGACAACGTGCTCAAACCGATGTTGATGGGCCGCGGGGTCAATGTCCCTATGCCCATCATCCTGCTCGGTGCAATTGGCGGCATGATGTACTACGGCATGACGGGCCTGTTCCTCGGTGCGGTCATTCTGGCTATCTGGTATGAACTGTTTGTCTTTTGGATAAAATTAGAGAAGCAGGAAGAAACAAAAGCCGACATTTCCCCTCAGCAAGACGCCACTCGTTCAGAAACATCTGATCCATAA
- a CDS encoding bifunctional 2-polyprenyl-6-hydroxyphenol methylase/3-demethylubiquinol 3-O-methyltransferase UbiG: protein MMIDWTDYIDKTNGYNPSQLLMRMEYMLQSLDGLHVLDCGCGAGNDLAFLIQKGAMVSGFDASRYAIDICGKRLSHQANHIIRLEHASFEDFDYHRYDVVVCNSSLYFCKEVSFEQVWRKITHSIVLGGLFCGTLLGNEDGWNNFEFDTTSFKKPEVFTLFSDFEILLFEERNKDGFSSNGQAKHWHSFHVIAKKIK, encoded by the coding sequence ATGATGATCGATTGGACTGATTACATTGATAAAACCAACGGATACAACCCTTCTCAATTATTGATGAGAATGGAATATATGCTACAAAGCCTCGACGGCTTACATGTCTTGGATTGTGGATGTGGCGCGGGGAATGATTTAGCGTTTTTAATTCAAAAAGGTGCCATGGTCAGCGGATTTGATGCATCTCGATACGCCATAGACATTTGTGGAAAACGTTTGAGTCATCAAGCGAATCATATCATCCGACTTGAGCATGCCAGCTTTGAGGATTTTGATTATCATCGTTACGATGTCGTTGTGTGTAATTCCAGCCTGTATTTTTGCAAAGAAGTTTCTTTTGAACAGGTATGGCGAAAGATCACACATAGTATTGTGCTCGGTGGCCTTTTCTGTGGCACTTTACTTGGCAATGAAGATGGATGGAATAACTTCGAATTCGATACCACTTCTTTTAAAAAACCAGAAGTCTTCACGCTTTTTTCTGATTTCGAAATCCTGTTGTTTGAAGAAAGAAATAAAGATGGATTTTCATCCAACGGGCAGGCCAAGCATTGGCATTCTTTTCATGTGATTGCGAAAAAAATCAAGTAA